From the genome of Verrucomicrobiia bacterium, one region includes:
- the moeB gene encoding molybdopterin-synthase adenylyltransferase MoeB, producing MQLNNDEIRRYSRHLILPEVGMAGQKKIRSTSVLCIGAGGLGSPIAMYLAAAGIGKLGIVDFDTVDYSNLQRQILHTDSDVGRSKAESAQQTIAGINPNVEVVLHKTRISSENALDLIRPYDIVVDGTDNFPTRYLTNDACVLLNKPNVYGSIFRFEGQASVFAPHLGGPCYRCLYPEPPPPGMVPSCAEGGVLGVLPGIIGCIQTTEILKLALGKGESLVGRLLLFNALDMKFRELRLRKDPACPLCGENPTIKELIDYEMFCGITPEPAEPQSNPDEVTVQDMKQALENPALGIKVIDVREPDEYEIAHVQGVPLVPLSQLNQLFTELDPNQQYYIHCKAGVRSMKALQFLREQGFKYLKSVKGGITAWSEEVDAAVPKY from the coding sequence ATGCAACTGAACAACGACGAAATCCGCCGCTACTCGCGACACCTGATCCTTCCAGAGGTCGGCATGGCCGGCCAAAAAAAGATCCGGTCCACCAGCGTGCTCTGCATTGGCGCCGGGGGCCTCGGCTCACCCATCGCCATGTACCTCGCTGCAGCTGGAATCGGCAAGCTGGGAATCGTGGATTTCGATACCGTTGACTATTCAAATCTGCAACGACAAATCCTGCATACGGACTCTGACGTGGGCAGGTCGAAGGCAGAATCCGCGCAGCAAACCATCGCCGGCATCAACCCCAATGTTGAGGTGGTCCTTCACAAAACGCGTATCAGCAGCGAAAACGCCCTCGATCTCATCCGTCCGTACGACATCGTCGTGGACGGCACAGACAATTTCCCGACGCGGTACCTCACAAATGACGCTTGCGTGCTGCTGAACAAGCCGAACGTATACGGCTCCATCTTCCGTTTCGAAGGCCAGGCGAGCGTGTTTGCGCCGCACCTCGGCGGACCGTGCTATCGATGTCTGTATCCCGAGCCGCCGCCACCTGGAATGGTCCCGAGTTGCGCCGAGGGCGGCGTCCTGGGCGTCCTGCCCGGGATCATCGGATGCATTCAGACGACTGAGATCCTCAAGCTGGCCCTGGGCAAGGGCGAGTCCCTGGTCGGGCGCCTTCTCTTGTTCAACGCACTCGACATGAAATTCCGGGAGTTGCGGCTGCGCAAAGATCCCGCGTGTCCGCTCTGCGGCGAAAATCCGACCATCAAGGAACTTATCGATTATGAAATGTTCTGCGGCATCACGCCCGAACCTGCCGAACCACAGTCGAATCCAGATGAGGTGACGGTTCAGGACATGAAGCAGGCGCTGGAGAATCCTGCACTGGGAATCAAGGTCATCGACGTGCGCGAACCCGATGAATACGAGATTGCACATGTCCAGGGCGTTCCGCTGGTCCCGCTCAGCCAGCTGAACCAGCTGTTCACCGAGCTTGATCCGAACCAGCAGTATTACATCCATTGCAAAGCCGGGGTTCGTTCCATGAAGGCACTTCAGTTTCTGCGCGAGCAGGGATTCAAATACCTCAAGAGCGTCAAGGGCGGGATCACCGCTTGGTCGGAGGAAGTGGACGCTGCCGTTCCCAAGTATTGA
- a CDS encoding prepilin-type N-terminal cleavage/methylation domain-containing protein, whose product MQVRSISTSIPSRKRSGFTLIELLVVIAIIAILAAMLLPALAKAKSKAKQTSCLNSLRQIGIATAMYADDFKFYPGCLWNFGANYSYVWPERLSGQMKNNRKVFHCAAADANASWDRQLNTGVKGLGAQKIPPAVGYDLDGISNNTRFSLGYNDWGLSQGGNLGLGGDINSGAVESPARLVKDTSIRRPSEMIMLGDSKPDGSFDGSIDPNTNSNDNRQGEQWPSNRHNRRTNLMFCDGHAESALRKDVIDPKNVTWRARWNSDGDPHLGVGDWDVPAAIETKVDQ is encoded by the coding sequence ATGCAAGTCCGTTCTATTTCAACATCGATCCCCTCCCGGAAGCGGAGTGGCTTCACCTTGATCGAACTCCTGGTGGTCATCGCGATCATCGCCATTCTCGCGGCCATGCTTCTGCCCGCCCTCGCGAAGGCGAAGTCAAAGGCCAAGCAGACGTCCTGTCTGAACAGCCTGCGGCAGATCGGCATTGCAACCGCTATGTATGCAGATGACTTCAAGTTTTACCCAGGCTGCCTCTGGAACTTTGGAGCAAATTATTCCTATGTCTGGCCCGAACGCCTTTCCGGACAAATGAAGAACAACCGCAAGGTGTTTCATTGCGCGGCCGCTGATGCAAATGCGTCGTGGGATCGGCAGCTCAACACCGGGGTCAAGGGACTGGGCGCGCAGAAGATCCCACCCGCCGTTGGCTACGACCTGGACGGAATCAGCAACAACACCCGGTTCTCACTGGGCTATAACGATTGGGGCCTCTCGCAGGGCGGAAACCTCGGACTTGGAGGCGACATCAATTCGGGCGCAGTCGAATCACCTGCGCGCCTGGTCAAGGACACGAGCATTCGCCGGCCAAGCGAAATGATCATGCTCGGTGACAGCAAGCCCGATGGCTCCTTCGACGGAAGCATCGATCCGAACACGAACAGCAATGACAATCGCCAAGGCGAACAGTGGCCATCCAATCGGCATAATCGCCGCACAAACCTGATGTTCTGCGATGGGCATGCGGAGTCTGCCCTGCGCAAGGATGTGATTGATCCGAAGAACGTGACGTGGCGCGCGCGCTGGAATAGCGATGGCGATCCACACCTGGGCGTTGGCGATTGGGATGTTCCTGCAGCCATCGAAACCAAGGTTGATCAGTAA
- a CDS encoding DUF4965 domain-containing protein: MNNPKRSFLSWLAAALAFVTAGSTAPAATTLRPPAVPLVACDPYFSIWSPADKLNDADTVHWTGKPHRLTSLVRIDGQTFRVMGSEPSSAPALEQTSVQVLPTRTIYTFAGSGVQLTMTFMTPALPEDMDILSRPVTYITYEAKATDSRTHTVEIYFDAASELTVNVPQQEVVWGDEKIRGLTTLKAGSKEQRILGARGDDIRIDWGYLYVSAVNDQKPEAIQAGAIQVRNAFSRNGSIAQVAKAAAAAAPAATAPVSALVLPVGKVGERPVSRWLMVAYDDIYSIQYMKKNLRPYWRRDGWEAADLLRASAKEYASLRKRCEAFDRELMADMEKTGGEKYAMLTALAYRQCFAAGKFVADENGQPLQFSKENHSNGCIGTSDVFYPMAPQFLLFGPSVAKSFIVPFMNYAASDRWKFPFAPHDLGTYPHANGQAYGGGERSEENQMPVEESGNLLLLFGAVAQMEGNAGFANLYWPQLEKWAEYLKAKGFDPENQLCTDDFAGHLAHNVNLSAKAICGLGAFAKLCDLRGDKARAEEYWKLAREFAQRWVKEASNGDHYRLAFDRPGTWSQKYNLIWDRILGLNLFPREVVQKEMAFYRRTQNKYGLPLDNRRDYTKLDWITWTATLTENRADFEALIDPIIRFLNETPDRSPMTDWYETKTAKKVGFTARPVVGGVFAKALYDQQLWSKWAKRDDTKARKWAPMPVPPTVSAVVPAADGSPAMWRYTTRRPEGDWSKPSYSDASWRQGRSGFGTEGTPGAFIGTLWNTPEIWLRREIEIPADKLKNLSLWVHHDEDVQIYINGVLVVRNFGYTTSYDIFPLSDAAKAALKPGPNLIAVHCRQTGGGQYVDLGFVNVKNN, encoded by the coding sequence ATGAATAATCCGAAACGATCCTTCTTGTCATGGCTCGCCGCCGCATTGGCTTTCGTAACTGCTGGTTCAACAGCGCCAGCTGCGACCACGTTGCGTCCGCCAGCCGTTCCGCTTGTTGCGTGCGATCCGTATTTCAGCATCTGGTCGCCCGCCGACAAACTGAATGACGCAGATACGGTTCATTGGACAGGCAAGCCGCATCGGCTCACGAGCCTTGTGCGCATCGATGGCCAGACGTTCCGGGTCATGGGCAGCGAGCCGTCGAGCGCGCCTGCTCTCGAGCAGACCTCGGTGCAAGTGCTGCCGACGCGGACGATCTACACCTTTGCAGGATCGGGCGTGCAGCTCACGATGACTTTTATGACGCCTGCCCTGCCGGAGGACATGGATATTTTGTCACGCCCGGTGACCTACATCACTTATGAAGCGAAGGCGACCGACAGCCGCACGCACACCGTCGAAATCTATTTCGATGCGGCGAGCGAACTGACGGTGAATGTGCCGCAGCAGGAAGTCGTTTGGGGCGATGAAAAAATCCGGGGGCTCACCACATTGAAGGCCGGTTCGAAGGAACAGCGGATTCTGGGCGCCCGCGGCGACGATATCCGCATTGATTGGGGTTATTTGTACGTCTCCGCTGTGAACGATCAGAAGCCGGAAGCGATTCAGGCTGGGGCAATACAAGTGCGCAACGCATTCAGCCGGAACGGCAGCATCGCGCAAGTTGCCAAGGCCGCAGCGGCTGCCGCTCCTGCTGCAACTGCACCCGTTTCAGCGCTTGTCCTGCCCGTTGGCAAAGTCGGCGAACGGCCAGTCTCTCGCTGGCTGATGGTCGCCTATGATGACATTTACTCGATCCAATACATGAAGAAGAATCTGAGACCGTATTGGCGCAGGGACGGTTGGGAAGCGGCGGATTTGTTAAGGGCATCAGCGAAGGAATATGCATCGCTGCGGAAGCGATGCGAAGCGTTCGACAGGGAGCTCATGGCCGACATGGAAAAAACCGGCGGTGAAAAATACGCGATGCTGACCGCGCTCGCCTACCGCCAGTGTTTTGCGGCCGGGAAATTTGTCGCCGATGAGAACGGCCAGCCGTTGCAGTTCTCGAAGGAGAATCATTCCAATGGCTGCATCGGGACTTCGGACGTCTTCTATCCGATGGCACCGCAGTTCCTGCTCTTTGGACCGAGCGTGGCCAAGTCATTCATCGTGCCGTTCATGAACTACGCCGCCAGCGATCGCTGGAAGTTTCCGTTCGCACCGCATGATCTCGGCACTTATCCGCACGCCAACGGACAGGCTTATGGCGGCGGCGAGAGGAGCGAGGAAAATCAGATGCCCGTCGAGGAAAGTGGCAACCTGCTGCTTCTGTTCGGAGCGGTGGCTCAAATGGAAGGCAATGCCGGCTTTGCGAATCTCTACTGGCCGCAGCTTGAGAAATGGGCGGAGTATCTGAAGGCGAAAGGATTCGATCCCGAGAACCAGCTCTGCACGGACGACTTTGCAGGCCACCTGGCCCACAATGTGAATCTGAGCGCGAAAGCCATCTGCGGACTGGGTGCGTTTGCCAAGCTGTGCGACCTGCGCGGCGACAAGGCGCGAGCCGAAGAATACTGGAAGCTCGCTCGCGAGTTCGCGCAACGCTGGGTGAAGGAAGCCTCAAACGGCGACCACTACCGGCTCGCATTTGATCGTCCCGGCACCTGGAGCCAGAAATATAACCTGATCTGGGATCGCATCCTCGGGCTCAATCTGTTCCCACGCGAGGTCGTGCAGAAGGAAATGGCGTTCTATCGCCGCACCCAGAACAAATACGGGCTGCCTCTCGACAATCGCCGCGATTACACGAAGCTCGATTGGATCACCTGGACGGCAACGCTCACGGAAAATCGCGCAGACTTCGAGGCGCTGATTGATCCCATCATTCGGTTCCTCAATGAAACTCCCGATCGTTCGCCAATGACCGACTGGTACGAAACGAAGACTGCGAAGAAGGTTGGCTTCACTGCGCGGCCCGTCGTGGGCGGCGTGTTTGCGAAGGCGTTGTATGACCAGCAGCTCTGGTCCAAGTGGGCGAAGCGCGACGACACCAAGGCACGCAAGTGGGCGCCGATGCCCGTGCCTCCAACCGTCAGTGCTGTTGTGCCCGCGGCCGACGGATCCCCGGCGATGTGGCGCTACACCACGAGACGGCCTGAAGGCGACTGGAGCAAGCCATCATACTCCGATGCCAGCTGGCGCCAGGGCCGAAGCGGCTTCGGAACCGAAGGCACACCCGGGGCATTCATTGGAACACTGTGGAACACACCCGAAATCTGGCTGCGCCGCGAGATCGAGATTCCGGCCGACAAGCTGAAGAACCTCAGTCTCTGGGTGCATCATGATGAAGACGTGCAGATCTACATCAATGGCGTGCTGGTCGTCCGCAATTTCGGATACACCACATCCTATGACATCTTCCCGCTGAGCGACGCTGCGAAGGCTGCGTTAAAGCCTGGGCCAAATCTGATCGCAGTCCATTGCCGGCAAACCGGCGGCGGACAATACGTTGATTTGGGGTTCGTCAATGTGAAGAACAACTGA
- a CDS encoding YqgE/AlgH family protein codes for MREIAASAMAEKSKYLKGQLLLDSGDLGGSFFQRTVILLCEHNAEGAFGLVLNRATGSKVGDMVVADLPENLKECPLFLGGPVQPTALSYLHSDAFLPEGNVMANLSLGHSLDTLLEIGESFSTTRRIKMFAGYSGWSPGQLEDELKRKAWLTHPASIDLVFEPDPSKLWRAILEQKGWKYKLLSQMPEDPSSN; via the coding sequence TTGCGCGAGATTGCGGCGTCAGCTATGGCGGAAAAGTCGAAATACCTGAAGGGTCAGTTGCTCCTCGACAGCGGAGATCTCGGTGGATCGTTTTTCCAGCGAACCGTTATCCTCCTTTGCGAGCATAATGCCGAGGGCGCGTTTGGGCTCGTGCTCAACCGTGCAACAGGCAGCAAGGTCGGCGACATGGTGGTGGCCGACCTGCCGGAAAATTTAAAGGAGTGCCCGCTTTTTCTGGGCGGTCCCGTGCAGCCCACCGCCCTAAGCTACCTGCATTCCGACGCGTTCCTGCCGGAGGGCAATGTCATGGCTAATCTCAGCCTCGGCCACTCGCTCGACACGCTTCTCGAAATCGGAGAATCGTTTTCGACCACTCGAAGGATCAAGATGTTTGCGGGCTATTCCGGCTGGAGTCCCGGTCAATTGGAAGACGAGCTGAAGCGCAAAGCCTGGCTCACCCATCCTGCGTCGATAGACCTCGTCTTTGAGCCCGATCCCTCAAAACTCTGGCGGGCGATCCTTGAGCAAAAGGGCTGGAAGTATAAACTGCTCTCGCAGATGCCAGAGGACCCCTCGTCGAACTAA
- a CDS encoding beta-L-arabinofuranosidase domain-containing protein encodes MNFIIRPAVATVLVLGSLTASAAEVPSAADLPPTRAVTNRAPLQLTPFAPLPLGSVQPLGWLRTQCELQRDGLTGHAEDLYADFSTNSAWLGGTGENWERGPYYYKGLLPLAYVLNDSGLKKKAQKWFDWVLQSQRPDGFIGPAANNDWWPRMVATYALRDYYEATADARVITVLSNYFRHMSVHLPGRPLKEWGKARAADQMDVALWLYNRNGDTNLLPLVRLLREQAYDWVGIFRSNAFTTFGTDFHPKHNVNVQQALKFPAVWFQVSHDPADRDALRIGLHHLMRDHGLSFGINGGTEFVAGNSTIQGVELCSTVEAMLSLETAVQITGDVELADRLERISFNALPAGLANNIKALQYYTLPNHVNALHGGHGFNQDYANGTLPGPNSGYPCCRCNFHMGWPKLVQNAWAATSDGGLAAIAYAPSVVTASIDEQPVRITAETAYPFEEEVRFTVNLERPARFPLVLRMPGWCAQPTVTVNGESQRDLKTNSFHRLQRTWKNGDVVVVRLPMSVETVSGPSRSISVRRGPLVFGLKIQEEWKVRTADKHEQGFDEFEVIPLTPWNYALEIDTTHPNRSFVLQRAAVQSNPFGPNGTPITLRAQARRVDAWTNAWRQVHAFEPPISPVASANELERVSLIPVGAQHLRISWFPWLGKPLPAPRQLHENFDAGWTERWTVFGGNWLVDEGALNTVPASANGAKAIAMATDFTNFTYEAEVKVTSAGDAGLIFRASKPDIGADAYRGYYVGISAERNQVELGLVNNSWQSLRTAPINIAAEKFHVLRVEANGPRLRVFVDGGLQPVIEHHDSTFSSGMVGVRNYCPDEKRSIAAFRKLTAAAR; translated from the coding sequence GTGAACTTCATCATTCGACCCGCGGTTGCCACCGTGCTCGTCCTCGGGAGCTTAACTGCCAGTGCGGCCGAAGTGCCATCGGCCGCCGATTTGCCTCCCACGCGTGCGGTGACAAATCGCGCTCCGCTGCAGCTCACCCCATTCGCGCCCTTGCCGCTCGGCAGTGTGCAACCGCTCGGCTGGCTGCGAACGCAGTGCGAATTGCAGCGCGATGGGCTCACGGGGCACGCGGAGGATCTGTACGCCGACTTCAGCACGAACAGCGCGTGGCTCGGCGGCACGGGAGAGAATTGGGAACGCGGGCCATATTACTACAAGGGACTCTTGCCGCTGGCGTACGTGTTGAATGACAGCGGACTCAAGAAGAAGGCGCAGAAGTGGTTCGACTGGGTGTTGCAAAGTCAGAGGCCCGACGGATTTATCGGCCCCGCCGCCAACAATGACTGGTGGCCGCGGATGGTCGCCACGTATGCGTTGCGTGATTACTACGAAGCCACCGCTGATGCGCGGGTGATCACTGTTCTCAGCAATTACTTCCGGCACATGTCGGTACATCTGCCTGGGCGTCCGTTGAAGGAGTGGGGAAAGGCGCGCGCTGCGGATCAGATGGACGTTGCGCTTTGGTTGTACAACCGTAATGGCGACACCAACCTGTTGCCGCTGGTCAGGCTCTTGAGAGAACAGGCTTATGATTGGGTCGGGATTTTTCGCTCCAACGCTTTCACCACGTTTGGAACGGACTTCCATCCGAAGCACAACGTCAATGTTCAGCAGGCTTTGAAGTTTCCGGCCGTGTGGTTCCAGGTGTCGCATGATCCCGCCGACCGCGATGCTTTGCGCATTGGTTTGCATCACCTGATGCGTGATCATGGTTTGTCGTTCGGCATCAATGGCGGAACAGAATTTGTCGCGGGTAATTCCACAATCCAGGGTGTTGAGTTGTGTTCGACCGTTGAGGCGATGCTCAGTCTTGAAACAGCGGTGCAAATCACAGGGGACGTTGAGCTCGCAGACCGCCTCGAGCGAATCTCATTCAACGCGCTGCCGGCCGGTTTGGCCAATAACATCAAGGCGCTCCAGTATTACACCCTGCCGAACCACGTGAACGCGCTGCATGGCGGACACGGTTTCAACCAGGATTACGCCAATGGCACGCTACCCGGCCCGAACTCGGGCTACCCTTGCTGCCGCTGCAACTTTCACATGGGCTGGCCAAAGCTCGTCCAGAATGCCTGGGCAGCGACCAGCGATGGCGGATTGGCAGCAATTGCGTACGCACCCTCTGTCGTGACCGCATCAATCGACGAACAGCCCGTTCGAATCACTGCCGAAACTGCCTACCCGTTCGAGGAGGAAGTCCGGTTCACTGTGAATTTGGAACGACCGGCCCGCTTTCCGTTGGTGCTGCGAATGCCGGGTTGGTGCGCGCAACCCACCGTGACCGTGAATGGCGAGTCGCAGCGCGATCTCAAGACCAACAGCTTTCACCGGTTGCAGCGCACATGGAAGAATGGAGATGTCGTGGTTGTGCGTTTGCCGATGTCGGTCGAAACCGTATCTGGCCCGAGTCGATCTATTTCTGTACGCCGCGGCCCGCTTGTTTTCGGATTGAAAATCCAGGAGGAGTGGAAGGTGCGGACCGCCGACAAGCATGAACAAGGTTTCGACGAGTTCGAAGTCATCCCCCTCACGCCGTGGAACTACGCCCTCGAAATCGACACCACGCATCCCAATCGGTCGTTCGTGCTCCAGCGGGCTGCGGTGCAGTCGAACCCCTTTGGCCCCAATGGTACGCCGATCACGCTGCGTGCGCAGGCGCGGCGTGTGGATGCCTGGACGAATGCATGGCGACAGGTGCATGCATTCGAGCCCCCCATCAGTCCTGTCGCATCGGCGAACGAGCTCGAACGAGTGAGTTTGATCCCGGTCGGCGCACAGCATCTGCGAATCAGCTGGTTTCCGTGGCTTGGAAAGCCGCTGCCTGCCCCGCGGCAGCTGCACGAAAACTTTGACGCGGGTTGGACGGAACGCTGGACCGTGTTCGGTGGGAACTGGTTGGTGGATGAAGGCGCGCTGAACACGGTTCCGGCCTCCGCCAACGGTGCGAAGGCTATTGCCATGGCAACCGACTTCACCAATTTCACGTACGAAGCTGAAGTAAAGGTCACATCAGCCGGAGACGCTGGGCTGATTTTCCGCGCCAGCAAACCCGACATTGGGGCGGATGCATACCGCGGCTATTACGTTGGCATCAGCGCCGAACGCAATCAGGTCGAACTGGGGTTGGTGAACAACTCATGGCAGTCGTTGCGGACCGCTCCGATCAACATCGCTGCAGAGAAGTTCCACGTGTTGAGAGTCGAAGCGAACGGCCCGCGGTTGCGAGTGTTTGTCGATGGCGGCTTGCAACCCGTGATCGAACACCACGACTCGACTTTCTCCAGCGGAATGGTCGGGGTGCGGAACTATTGCCCGGATGAAAAGCGGTCCATTGCGGCTTTCAGGAAGCTGACGGCGGCCGCCCGTTGA